From Etheostoma cragini isolate CJK2018 chromosome 10, CSU_Ecrag_1.0, whole genome shotgun sequence, the proteins below share one genomic window:
- the gabra6a gene encoding gamma-aminobutyric acid receptor subunit alpha-6a, with translation MRANCKFGDKFPSMAVLTLTLVTFICWISLGSVFGIERIYSDNITLILDRLLDGYDNRLRPGSGGGVTEVKTDIFVTSFGPVSDVEMEYTMDMFFRQMWVDERLKFEGPTEILRLNNRMVDKIWTPDTFFRNSRKSISHNTTTPNKLFRIMQNGTVLYTMRLTIGAECPMRLMDFPMDAHSCPLRFGSYAYTSSEILFTWRKGPVASVECPAESMSLLQYDLVGQTLSSEIFKSNTGHYSVQVVHFHLKRKLGYYLIQTYVPLIMVVVLSQVSFWINKESVPARTVAGITTVLTMTTLSISARQSLPKVAYATAMDWFIAVCFAFVASALVEFAAVNYFATLQANRLTPQKAKQEKPEVLDTASDDENAISLDSSHQEDLKRRNHSGCRSEPEEVLRMPIFLQQGSAFPQIPQLAGTSPIDKYARILFPLAFAIFNLVYWYIYLAKDTMAIARNTVLKN, from the exons ATGCGAGCTAACTGCAAATTTGGTGACAAATTTCCCAGTATGGCTGTCCTGacattaactttagttacttttatcTGCTGGATAAG tCTTGGTAGTGTATTTGGAATTGAGAGGATTTACTCGGACAACATCACTCTCATTTTGGATCGACTTTTGGATGGTTATGACAACAGACTACGGCCAGGATCTGGAG GTGGTGTTACGGAGGTGAAAACAGACATCTTTGTCACCAGCTTTGGACCTGTTTCAGATGTCGAGATG GAGTACACCATGGACATGTTCTTCCGTCAGATGTGGGTTGATGAGCGGCTTAAATTTGAGGGCCCCACTGAAATCCTGCGACTGAACAACCGCATGGTGGACAAGATCTGGACCCCAGACACTTTCTTCCGAAACTCCAGGAAGTCAATTTCTCATAACACGACCACACCTAACAAACTCTTCCGCATCATGCAGAACGGAACTGTCCTCTACACTATGAG GCTGACCATTGGTGCAGAGTGTCCAATGAGGCTGATGGACTTCCCTATGGACGCTCACTCCTGTCCTCTCAGGTTTGGAAGCT ATGCCTACACCAGCAGTGAAATCCTTTTCACTTGGAGGAAGGGACCAGTTGCCTCTGTTGAGTGTCCCGCTGAGTCCATGAGTCTTCTGCAATATGACCTGGTGGGACAGACTTTGTCCAGTGAAATATTCAAATCCAACACAG GTCACTACTCTGTGCAGGTGGTCCATTTCCACCTCAAGAGGAAGCTGGGCTACTATCTTATACAGACTTACGTTCCTCTTATAATGGTTGTTGTGCTGTCACAAGTCTCTTTTTGGATCAACAAAGAGTCTGTTCCTGCACGCACAGTTGCTG GCATCACCACAGTGCTGACCATGACCACCTTGAGCATCAGCGCCCGTCAGTCACTTCCCAAAGTAGCCTATGCCACAGCGATGGACTGGTTCATTGCTGTGTGTTTTGCCTTTGTGGCGTCGGCGCTTGTCGAGTTTGCAGCAGTAAACTACTTTGCAACTCTCCAGGCCAACCGTCTGACGCCACAGAAAGCTAAACAAGAAAAGCCTGAGGTGTTAGATACCGCCAGCGATGATGAAAACGCAATTTCG TTGGACAGCAGCCATCAGGAAGACCTGAAGAGAAGAAACCACTCAGGGTGTCGCAGTGAGCCAGAAGAAGTTTTGCGAATGCCGATTTTCCTCCAACAGGGCTCAGCTTTTCCTCAAATCCCGCAGCTGGCTGGCACCAGCCCCATCGACAAGTACGCACGCATCCTCTTCCCCCTGGCCTTTGCGATCTTCAACCTAGTCTACTGGTACATCTACCTGGCCAAGGACACCATGGCGATTGCTAG GAACACAGTCCTTAAAAACTGA
- the ccng1 gene encoding cyclin-G1: MIDTVTGPGAQPFAVQLKALTDLEGRYQPKLSGLRLIESSQDNGLRMTTRRRELEVKDLLSLTRFFGFSSETFSLAISLLDRFLSVMKIQPKHLSCVGLCCFYIAVKSAEEEKNVPLANELIRISQNRFTVSDMMRMEKIIMEKLYWKVKAPTALRFLRLFHSHIQEQLDAESKKILSLERLEAQLKACHCSFVFSKIKPSLLAMALLCYEAQEQHDPEYIDKISEALESLQRQLNIRDGDLVCVRELVGKCLAEYATTRCSKPNGQRLRWSISGRTARQLKHSYYKITHLPTIPESAC, from the exons ATGATCGACACAGTAACAGGACCTGGAGCACAGCCCTTTGCAGTTCAGCTAAAGGCCCTGACAGATCTGGAGGGCCGATACCAACCAAAGCTCAGCGGCTTGAGGCTCATCGAGAGCTCCCAGGACAATGGCCTCAGGATGACCACCAGACGGAGGGAGCTGGAGGTGAAGGACCTGCTCTCTTTGACCAGGTTCTTTGGTTTCAGCTCAGAGACCTTCTCACTGGCCATCAGTTTGTTAGATCGATTCCTCTCTGTAATGAAG ATTCAGCCAAAGCACCTGTCCTGCGTGGGCTTGTGCTGCTTCTACATTGCCGTGAAGTCCgcagaagaggagaaaaatgtgcCTCTAGCCAACGAACTGATCCGCATCAGTCAGAATCGCTTTACAGTGTCTGACATGATGCGGATGGAGAAGATCATCATGGAGAAGCTCTACTGGAAGGTGAAGGCCCCCACAGCCCTCCGCTTCCTCCGTCTCTTTCACAGCCACATCCAGGAGCAGCTCGACGCTGAGAG CAAGAAGATACTGAGCCTTGAGAGACTGGAGGCTCAGCTGAAAGCCTGTCACTGCTCCTTTGTCTTCTCCAAAATAAAG cCTTCTCTGCTCGCCATGGCTCTCCTGTGTTATGAGGCCCAGGAACAACACGACCCTGAGTACATCGACAAAATATCAGAGGCCCTGGAAAGTCTGCAGCGGCAGCTAAAT ATCAGAGACGGGGACCTAGTTTGTGTGCGGGAGTTGGTTGGAAAATGTCTGGCTGAATATGCCACCACCAGGTGCTCCAAGCCTAACGGCCAAAGGCTTCGCTGGTCTATTTCGGGAAGAACTGCACGTCAGCTGAAGCATAGCTACTACAAGATCACTCATCTTCCAACCATACCCGAGTCAGCTTGTTAA
- the nudcd2 gene encoding nudC domain-containing protein 2 produces the protein MSVHFEERSGVVPCKTPWGSWYQTMEEVFIEVNVTHGTSAKEVKCHLGSRDIELHVKGKDIFKGKLFDTTVSDEATWTLEDKCLIRIILMKTNREAGNCWSSLLEGEYCANAWVQDQMQKKLTLERFQRENPGFDFSGAEITGNFAGGGPDFSNLQK, from the exons ATGTCGGTGCACTTCGAGGAGAGGAGCGGCGTTGTCCCCTGCAAGACGCCCTGGGGCTCCTGGTACCAGACCATGGAGGAGGTTTTTATCGAAGTCAATGTGACGCATGGGACGTCTGCTAAAGAGGTCAAGTGTCATTTGGGATCCAGAGACATTGAGCTGCATGTCAAAGGGAAGGACATTTTCAAG GGAAAGTTGTTTGACACAACCGTGTCTGACGAAGCTACATGGACACTAG AGGACAAGTGTCTCATCCGGATCATTCTGATGAAGACTAACAGAGAGGCAGGGAACTGCTGGTCCTCCCTGCTGGAGGGGGAGTACTGTGCGAATGCCTGGGTCCAGGACCAGATGCAGAAGAAGCTCACACTGGAGAGGTTCCAGCGGGAG AATCCTGGATTTGACTTCAGCGGTGCAGAGATCACTGGGAATTTTGCTGGCGGTGGTCCGGACTTTTCCAATTTACAGAAGTGA